In Paractinoplanes brasiliensis, the following proteins share a genomic window:
- a CDS encoding sigma-70 family RNA polymerase sigma factor: MASRATAGRQKMTTESDEFVRLADPFRRELLVHCYRMLGSVDDAEDLVQETYLRAWRAYDDFEGRSSLRTWLYRIATLACLTALEHRSRRVLPSALVPATGDPAAPMRRPDRDEVFVEPLPDALARTDTADPATIVESRDEMRLAWTVAVQNLSAKQRAVLILRDVLAWRASEVAELLDCSTAAVNSALQRARSQMQRLGDEPESTAGPRPQAGHEQLEAYVSAFENADVAKLVKLLRHDVVLEMPPFLNWFSGRDPVVRFLAARCTGGGIRMLPTAANGQPAVIAYFPEDDRPGDLLHARTLHVLTTTESGVSRIVAYRDKAVVSRFGLPATLPALARQA; this comes from the coding sequence ATTGCATCCCGGGCGACCGCGGGGAGGCAGAAGATGACCACGGAAAGTGACGAGTTCGTCCGGCTCGCGGACCCCTTCCGCCGGGAACTGCTCGTCCACTGCTATCGCATGCTCGGGTCGGTCGACGATGCCGAAGACCTGGTGCAGGAGACCTACCTGCGCGCGTGGCGTGCCTACGACGACTTCGAGGGCCGGTCGTCGCTGCGTACCTGGCTCTATCGGATAGCGACCCTGGCGTGCCTGACGGCGCTGGAACACCGCAGCCGCCGGGTGCTCCCGTCCGCCCTGGTCCCGGCCACGGGCGATCCCGCGGCGCCGATGCGCCGGCCCGACCGCGACGAGGTGTTCGTGGAACCCCTGCCCGACGCGTTGGCCAGGACCGACACCGCCGACCCGGCCACCATCGTCGAGTCGCGCGACGAGATGCGGCTCGCCTGGACGGTGGCCGTGCAAAATCTGTCGGCCAAGCAGCGCGCGGTCCTGATCCTGCGCGACGTGCTGGCCTGGCGGGCGTCCGAGGTCGCCGAGCTGCTGGACTGCTCGACGGCCGCGGTCAACAGCGCGCTGCAACGGGCCCGGTCCCAGATGCAACGGCTGGGTGACGAGCCCGAGAGCACGGCCGGTCCGCGCCCCCAGGCGGGACACGAGCAGCTCGAGGCGTACGTGTCGGCCTTCGAGAACGCCGACGTGGCGAAGCTGGTCAAGCTCCTGCGGCACGACGTGGTGCTGGAGATGCCGCCGTTCCTCAACTGGTTCAGCGGACGCGACCCGGTGGTCCGCTTCCTGGCGGCCCGCTGCACCGGCGGCGGCATCCGGATGCTGCCCACCGCGGCGAACGGCCAGCCCGCCGTGATCGCCTACTTCCCCGAGGACGACCGTCCCGGCGATCTGCTGCACGCCCGCACCCTGCACGTGCTGACCACCACGGAGTCCGGGGTGTCGCGCATCGTCGCCTACCGTGACAAGGCCGTGGTCAGCCGGTTCGGGCTGCCGGCAACGCTGCCGGCCCTGGCCCGGCAGGCCTGA
- a CDS encoding ketoacyl-ACP synthase III family protein: protein MQWNDVYISSSAAHLGSEIEDVRDAVADGRYDADECAADGYLHVRVARDESPADMGVAAARLALRRATPSDVPFALVVHGGIGGQGLYYWPVASYIQDRTVGGSATALEVRQASNSGMAALEVAAAYLLTKPAPVAALITTADCYQLPHFDRYRSEKGQPRGDGASALVLTRGAGRGVARLLSTASIGDARHERLYRGDQPWESHPGANGWPVDLRGRSRDYLSGGADIGDIVRTVAANQQRVMNEALKDSGTALDQVARFVFPNTGLTLVDWDARRRDHGLDVARSTWEWGRHVGHMGGGDQVAGLTHLLESRAVGPGDRVVLTGIGAGFSFSAAVLEVLEQPEWSSSAG from the coding sequence ATGCAGTGGAACGACGTGTACATCAGCTCCTCGGCTGCCCACCTGGGCAGCGAGATCGAGGATGTCCGCGACGCGGTGGCCGACGGGCGCTACGACGCCGACGAGTGCGCTGCCGACGGATATCTGCACGTACGGGTCGCCCGCGACGAGTCACCCGCCGACATGGGGGTCGCCGCCGCGCGTCTGGCCCTGCGGCGCGCCACGCCCAGCGATGTGCCGTTCGCCCTGGTCGTGCACGGCGGCATCGGGGGTCAGGGCCTGTACTACTGGCCGGTCGCCTCGTACATCCAGGACCGTACGGTCGGCGGATCGGCCACCGCGCTCGAGGTGCGGCAGGCCTCCAACAGCGGCATGGCGGCGCTCGAGGTGGCCGCGGCGTACCTGCTGACCAAGCCGGCCCCGGTCGCGGCGCTGATCACGACGGCCGACTGCTACCAGCTGCCGCACTTCGACCGGTATCGCTCCGAGAAGGGGCAGCCCCGCGGCGACGGCGCCTCGGCGCTCGTGCTGACCCGCGGCGCCGGCAGGGGTGTGGCACGACTGCTGTCAACGGCGTCGATCGGCGACGCCCGGCACGAGCGGCTCTATCGGGGCGACCAGCCGTGGGAGAGCCATCCGGGCGCCAACGGCTGGCCCGTCGACCTGCGGGGCCGGTCTCGCGACTACCTCAGCGGCGGCGCCGACATCGGCGACATCGTGCGTACCGTGGCGGCCAACCAGCAGCGGGTCATGAACGAGGCGCTGAAGGACTCGGGGACCGCCCTCGACCAGGTCGCCCGGTTCGTCTTCCCCAACACGGGCCTGACCCTGGTCGACTGGGACGCCAGGCGGCGCGACCACGGGCTGGACGTGGCGCGATCGACCTGGGAGTGGGGCCGGCACGTCGGCCACATGGGCGGCGGCGACCAGGTGGCCGGCCTGACCCACCTGCTGGAGAGCCGGGCGGTGGGCCCCGGCGACCGGGTCGTGCTGACCGGGATCGGAGCCGGTTTCTCGTTCAGCGCCGCCGTGCTGGAGGTGCTGGAGCAGCCCGAATGGTCGTCGAGCGCCGGCTGA
- a CDS encoding TIGR03086 family metal-binding protein, which produces MTGTAPPEATVMAAAACFAVHTLDRLTAAGLTAATPCAGWDLRMLLAHLDDSLAALHDGIAAGAVGRQAPALELFAGDPGEQLLASVRRRAGELLVACRSEPAASGRVHVERLPMPMAMLAAVGAVELAVHGWDVACARGQAEPIPDGLAERLLPVLPSVVTDVTRGGLFAAPVPVPPGAPPGDRLVAALGRPPRWGIEND; this is translated from the coding sequence ATGACCGGGACGGCACCGCCGGAGGCAACGGTGATGGCGGCCGCCGCGTGCTTCGCCGTGCACACGCTCGACCGGCTGACCGCCGCCGGGCTGACCGCGGCCACCCCCTGCGCGGGCTGGGACCTGCGCATGCTGCTGGCCCACCTGGACGACTCGCTCGCGGCGCTGCACGACGGCATCGCCGCGGGCGCGGTCGGGCGGCAGGCCCCGGCCTTGGAGCTGTTCGCCGGGGACCCCGGCGAACAGCTCCTGGCGTCGGTACGCCGCCGCGCCGGCGAGCTGCTGGTCGCGTGCCGGTCCGAGCCGGCCGCGTCCGGCCGGGTCCACGTCGAGCGGTTGCCCATGCCGATGGCGATGCTGGCCGCGGTGGGCGCCGTCGAACTCGCGGTGCACGGGTGGGACGTGGCGTGTGCCCGCGGGCAGGCCGAGCCGATCCCGGACGGGCTGGCCGAGCGGCTGTTGCCGGTGTTGCCGTCCGTGGTGACCGACGTGACCCGCGGCGGCCTGTTCGCGGCGCCGGTGCCGGTGCCGCCGGGGGCGCCGCCGGGCGATCGGCTGGTCGCGGCGCTCGGCCGCCCGCCGCGATGGGGCATCGAAAATGATTGA
- a CDS encoding SCO6745 family protein — MTELTAIETARAADRLIHTMGSTWMISPETGARTAEYGYTEGLSFYFTGRAGVLGAVDAEVVYAAIGYFEPSLVHRMWEEGLKVREPRASAVLYGQACAAWGEDHLAGFPGVERLQELGQRVVDAADASALPLFAGWRALPPAADGPGRVMQIIHILRELRGGAHLVATTAAGLTPLQAILTNDGPGQAAFFGWTGEFEDVSELKPLIDAAEQATDRFKAAVYERALSPAERREFADLVAAAAATLPPMG; from the coding sequence ATGACCGAACTGACAGCCATCGAGACGGCCCGCGCCGCGGATCGGCTCATCCACACCATGGGCTCCACCTGGATGATCTCCCCGGAAACGGGCGCCCGTACCGCGGAGTACGGCTACACCGAGGGATTGTCGTTCTACTTCACCGGCCGTGCCGGCGTCCTCGGCGCCGTCGACGCCGAGGTGGTCTACGCGGCGATCGGCTACTTCGAGCCCTCTCTGGTGCACCGGATGTGGGAGGAGGGGCTGAAGGTCCGCGAGCCACGGGCCTCGGCGGTCCTGTACGGGCAGGCCTGTGCCGCCTGGGGCGAGGACCATCTGGCCGGCTTCCCCGGCGTGGAACGGCTCCAGGAGCTGGGCCAGCGGGTCGTCGACGCCGCGGACGCGTCGGCGCTGCCGCTGTTCGCGGGGTGGCGCGCCCTGCCGCCGGCCGCCGATGGCCCCGGCCGCGTCATGCAGATCATTCACATCCTGCGTGAGCTGCGCGGCGGGGCCCACCTGGTGGCGACCACGGCCGCCGGCCTGACCCCGCTGCAGGCCATCCTCACCAACGACGGCCCCGGTCAGGCCGCGTTCTTCGGGTGGACGGGCGAGTTCGAGGACGTGAGCGAGCTCAAGCCGCTCATCGACGCCGCCGAACAGGCCACCGACCGGTTCAAGGCCGCCGTGTACGAGCGGGCCCTGTCCCCGGCCGAGCGGCGCGAGTTCGCCGACCTCGTCGCCGCGGCGGCGGCCACGCTGCCCCCGATGGGATGA